A part of Aegilops tauschii subsp. strangulata cultivar AL8/78 chromosome 2, Aet v6.0, whole genome shotgun sequence genomic DNA contains:
- the LOC109765774 gene encoding FCS-Like Zinc finger 2, with protein sequence MAASVACAFFFDAEPAGEPGKHALDACALCAKRLARDSDVFMYRGDTPFCSEECRHEQMYLDAVCARRAARRPQRFSAETETESHRGQRQSRKVSIAS encoded by the coding sequence ATGGCGGCATCAGTAGCCTGCGCCTTCTTCTTCGACGCCGAGCCGGCCGGCGAGCCCGGCAAGCACGCGCTGGACGCGTGCGCGCTCTGCGCCAAGCGGCTGGCGCGCGACAGCGACGTCTTCATGTACAGAGGGGACACGCCCTTCTGCAGCGAGGAGTGCCGCCACGAGCAGATGTACCTCGACGCCGTCTGCGCCAGGCGGGCCGCCCGGAGGCCGCAGCGCTTCTCggcggagacggagacggagtcCCACCGTGGGCAGCGGCAGTCCAGGAAGGTGTCCATCGCCAGCTAG
- the LOC109765776 gene encoding FCS-Like Zinc finger 2, producing MAASVACSFFFDDELLGEPGMPAMDACALCAKPLAGDSDVFMYRGDTPFCSEECRHEQMHLDAVCARQGARRLQRFSAETESHSGQRQSRNVSVAS from the coding sequence ATGGCGGCATCAGTGGCCTGCTCCTTCTTCTTCGACGACGAGCTGCTCGGCGAGCCCGGCATGCCGGCGATGGACGCGTGCGCGCTCTGCGCCAAGCCGCTGGCGGGCGACAGCGACGTCTTCATGTACAGAGGAGACACGCCCTTCTGCAGCGAGGAGTGCCGCCACGAGCAGATGCACCTCGACGCCGTCTGTGCCAGGCAGGGCGCGCGGAGGCTGCAGCGGTTCTCAGCTGAGACGGAGTCCCACAGTGGGCAGCGACAGTCCAGGAATGTGTCCGTCGCGAGCTAA